Proteins encoded within one genomic window of Candidatus Methylacidiphilales bacterium:
- the mutM gene encoding bifunctional DNA-formamidopyrimidine glycosylase/DNA-(apurinic or apyrimidinic site) lyase, with the protein MPELPEVEVCAQYISKQLLDASLFKVTTSQLSLRKPIPKTREFYPLYHQTLKTVSRHGKYLLLNFSSKTIIIHLGMSGTVRIEFKVNKKNHDHCIFSFTKAQNLLHLIYNDPRRFGMISLEGSDALPSLSKLGPDLFNQTQCHPRYLFSKAQKTSVAIKTFLLDQTIVAGVGNIYACEALFTSNIHPATSAQNLSLVQLQTLTKALTTIMKRAIRKGGSSIRTFTNPEGTLGYFSFSHQVYDRAAQPCTMCHTAIEVFTQASRSTYYCPHCQPMLM; encoded by the coding sequence ATGCCGGAACTACCGGAAGTTGAGGTTTGCGCACAGTATATTTCTAAACAATTACTTGACGCTTCATTGTTTAAAGTAACTACTAGCCAACTATCCCTACGAAAACCTATCCCTAAAACTAGAGAGTTTTATCCCTTGTATCACCAGACCTTAAAAACGGTCTCGCGCCATGGTAAATATCTCTTGCTAAACTTCTCAAGCAAAACTATTATTATTCATTTAGGTATGAGTGGAACCGTTCGTATTGAGTTCAAGGTAAACAAAAAAAACCATGACCATTGCATTTTTTCATTTACTAAAGCTCAAAACCTCCTGCATTTAATTTATAACGATCCCAGGCGCTTCGGAATGATTTCACTAGAAGGGTCTGATGCGCTACCTTCTCTGAGCAAGCTTGGTCCAGATTTATTTAACCAAACGCAATGTCACCCTCGATACTTATTCAGTAAAGCACAAAAAACTTCGGTTGCGATTAAAACTTTTTTACTTGACCAAACTATCGTAGCTGGGGTAGGTAATATTTATGCCTGCGAAGCGTTATTTACCAGTAACATTCATCCAGCCACCAGCGCTCAAAACCTCTCGCTTGTACAATTACAAACATTAACTAAAGCACTTACCACTATCATGAAGCGAGCCATTCGCAAAGGTGGAAGTTCTATTCGCACCTTTACTAATCCAGAAGGTACGCTTGGGTATTTTTCCTTCTCACATCAAGTGTACGACCGAGCAGCTCAGCCATGTACTATGTGCCACACCGCCATTGAAGTTTTTACTCAGGCATCAAGGAGCACATACTACTGCCCTCATTGCCAGCCTATGTTAATGTAA
- a CDS encoding DUF4340 domain-containing protein, with the protein MVKKLLRQNLLNLTLLIAIIAVSIWYWVQYSNEKTVPSLAKGVTVTELTISYSENKLQFLKKEDWLLTHPFSARADQAKLRELANYLESTIIDTIGSVANLNLSTYALNQPTVTLILNNHSIAFGNQNPVTQQRYVRYQDLVYLIENYRFSLISKNPYDLLDKNLIPTQQTIMSIEVQSTKNFSSNFTITKEKLGADYVITGREDKQLTAKDINSWIDAVSFISADSVAPRQITKQTPIKPSVTITITLANGTTQKYDSFVNDQLIREDIAAGVVYFLNPTDYQRLLTPPSHAGTTGS; encoded by the coding sequence ATGGTAAAGAAACTCCTACGACAAAATCTTCTTAATCTCACCTTACTGATTGCAATCATTGCTGTTAGTATTTGGTACTGGGTGCAATATTCTAATGAGAAAACTGTACCAAGCCTAGCCAAAGGGGTGACGGTAACTGAACTAACTATCTCCTATTCGGAAAATAAATTACAGTTCTTAAAAAAAGAAGACTGGTTGCTCACTCATCCCTTTAGTGCCAGAGCCGATCAAGCAAAATTACGAGAGCTAGCTAACTACCTTGAGTCAACTATTATAGATACTATTGGGTCAGTAGCCAACCTAAACCTATCTACCTACGCTCTTAATCAACCTACAGTCACACTTATACTAAATAACCACTCAATCGCATTTGGAAACCAAAATCCAGTAACTCAACAGCGCTATGTCCGCTATCAAGATTTAGTCTATCTGATCGAGAACTATCGCTTTAGTTTAATTTCAAAAAACCCCTATGATTTGCTTGACAAAAATCTTATTCCAACTCAGCAAACTATCATGTCAATAGAAGTACAATCAACCAAGAACTTCTCAAGTAATTTTACAATCACAAAAGAGAAACTAGGTGCTGATTATGTCATTACGGGCAGAGAGGACAAACAACTTACCGCGAAAGACATTAACAGTTGGATTGATGCGGTGTCGTTTATAAGCGCAGACTCTGTAGCGCCACGACAAATAACTAAGCAAACCCCGATTAAACCAAGCGTCACTATTACTATAACCTTAGCGAATGGTACCACGCAAAAATATGATTCATTTGTAAACGATCAATTGATTCGGGAAGATATTGCAGCAGGAGTTGTGTATTTTTTAAATCCAACTGACTATCAAAGATTACTTACCCCTCCTTCTCATGCCGGAACTACCGGAAGTTGA
- a CDS encoding Gldg family protein produces MQKIPHLITYIFIIALIALSSQLAPKLTSQLDVSYSKISSLRPETIKTLAQYKEPVTITLYVDKENSTNSGFETLLQRYADASPLFKYSIISIEQRPDLAQSEAVTAPVELVLKHKLAARRIQNAITERAITIALQSLLRGSQETLFFLADHNERSINGEQLHDYSLLANILFQRGMQLSSYSLVKFENFADNVKSIIVPGPTTDYRPQEVEQLAKFINRGGNALFLLEDTTTNNLLKFLEKEFGITLKKPTLIELDDPDKTGLVIGFGNQELPITKELRTFLLFFQPREITTSTVNSWTAKKMIVTKQGAVLGYEFSRSLASTDSEQKVYIVSDADIFANKYIQSGANLLLANNLFNTVLGEVSSLNLETPALPDQTMENEISPLKSLFLFIFALGFIVYGLMIWWKRSRAYHNGKETPTTKSS; encoded by the coding sequence ATGCAAAAAATCCCACATCTGATTACCTATATTTTTATTATTGCACTCATAGCGCTCTCATCGCAGCTAGCGCCTAAGCTCACCTCACAACTTGATGTCAGCTATAGCAAAATCTCAAGCCTGCGCCCTGAAACCATTAAAACCTTAGCCCAATACAAAGAACCTGTTACAATCACACTGTATGTTGACAAAGAAAATAGCACTAACAGTGGGTTTGAAACTCTGCTTCAGCGCTACGCCGACGCTAGCCCGTTATTCAAATATTCAATTATCTCAATAGAACAGAGACCCGACTTAGCGCAATCAGAAGCAGTTACCGCACCAGTAGAATTAGTGCTTAAACACAAGCTGGCAGCACGGCGAATTCAAAATGCCATTACCGAACGAGCAATTACCATTGCCTTGCAAAGTTTACTGCGTGGCTCACAAGAAACTTTATTTTTCCTAGCCGATCATAACGAACGCTCCATTAATGGTGAACAACTTCATGATTATAGTTTGTTGGCTAACATCCTATTTCAACGAGGTATGCAACTTTCTAGCTATAGTCTGGTAAAATTTGAAAATTTTGCTGACAATGTTAAAAGTATTATTGTCCCAGGTCCAACTACCGACTATCGTCCACAAGAAGTAGAACAACTTGCAAAATTCATTAACCGAGGAGGTAATGCACTGTTTTTGCTTGAAGACACCACGACAAATAATTTACTTAAATTTTTAGAAAAAGAATTTGGGATTACTTTGAAAAAACCAACTCTCATTGAACTTGACGATCCCGATAAAACTGGACTGGTAATAGGTTTTGGAAATCAAGAATTACCTATTACAAAAGAACTCAGAACGTTTCTACTATTTTTTCAGCCTCGCGAAATCACAACTTCTACAGTGAACTCATGGACTGCAAAAAAAATGATCGTTACCAAGCAAGGTGCAGTACTTGGATATGAATTTTCTCGTAGTTTAGCTTCCACAGACAGTGAACAGAAAGTTTATATAGTTTCTGATGCTGATATATTTGCGAATAAATATATACAAAGCGGTGCTAATCTGCTCTTAGCTAACAACCTCTTCAATACGGTACTGGGTGAAGTATCTTCACTGAATCTTGAAACCCCTGCGTTACCCGATCAAACCATGGAAAATGAAATTTCCCCACTTAAATCATTGTTCTTGTTTATATTTGCGCTTGGTTTCATTGTCTATGGACTGATGATCTGGTGGAAACGCTCAAGAGCATATCACAATGGTAAAGAAACTCCTACGACAAAATCTTCTTAA
- a CDS encoding ABC transporter permease subunit, with amino-acid sequence MIFTIALLDLKRNFKTPLAWIIIGITQLIFSYFLFVNTYFYSTQQDRIVESGSSIGITSSLATPTLSIFMFIAIFIVPLLSIRLLGEERANNTITLLLSSPISIPSLVLGKFFGILLFCLLILALQVISIIFYFAGETELNYLHLASASLGMLLILSLYCSVSLFCSTIFNNSLTIAIASFSAIALVWLIGISSSIINADGFLTTLRQWLSLGNHTDDFFKGVLSFNHGLYFVVMTFSFLILTYQNLESYRLSGKQ; translated from the coding sequence ATGATTTTTACCATTGCGTTATTAGATCTCAAAAGAAATTTTAAAACTCCGTTAGCTTGGATTATCATAGGTATAACACAACTAATTTTTTCGTACTTCTTATTTGTTAACACCTACTTCTACTCAACTCAGCAAGACCGCATTGTGGAAAGTGGGAGCTCGATCGGGATTACCTCATCACTCGCGACGCCAACATTATCTATATTTATGTTCATTGCGATTTTTATAGTTCCTTTACTCTCAATACGATTACTTGGTGAGGAGCGCGCCAATAACACCATTACACTTTTATTAAGTTCACCTATTTCAATTCCATCGCTCGTACTTGGAAAGTTTTTTGGCATTCTATTATTTTGCCTATTGATACTCGCGTTACAAGTAATCTCAATTATTTTTTATTTTGCGGGTGAAACTGAACTAAACTACCTGCATCTAGCTAGTGCTAGTCTCGGAATGTTACTAATCTTATCGCTCTATTGCTCGGTGAGTTTATTTTGTTCAACTATCTTTAACAATTCACTCACCATAGCGATAGCTTCTTTTTCAGCAATCGCGCTGGTATGGTTAATAGGTATCTCATCCTCTATCATTAACGCTGATGGATTTCTCACCACCCTTAGACAATGGTTGAGCCTAGGTAACCACACCGATGATTTTTTTAAAGGTGTACTTTCTTTTAATCATGGTTTATATTTTGTTGTCATGACTTTTTCTTTTCTTATCCTTACCTATCAAAATCTTGAATCCTATCGTTTGTCTGGAAAACAATAA
- a CDS encoding ABC transporter ATP-binding protein — translation MNENLVLSCHNLSKFFGNNQAVKNISFQLSRGQIVGLLGLNGAGKTTTLSMICGVVPPSEGTISICNYSLRDQPIKSKEQIGFLPDQLPLYKELTVQEYLTYCATLRRVKKNKIKEAVNYVMDRCGITARADQLVGQLSRGYQQRTAIAQAIVHSPTLVVLDEPTSGLDPVQIQHIRDLILELRKEHTVIISTHLLYEAELLCDRILIIHNGEILLDKEKSQLAISTPTVLVTFGHPPTLAELQNLPSITSAQAITDTQFKITFSPLPADSDNYNELLSHSVTHAWNILEITRQHTNVEAVFLQLTSS, via the coding sequence ATGAATGAGAATTTAGTATTATCTTGTCATAATTTAAGTAAGTTTTTTGGCAACAATCAAGCGGTAAAAAACATTAGCTTTCAATTATCACGAGGTCAAATAGTTGGATTACTCGGATTAAATGGGGCGGGCAAAACCACTACCTTGTCCATGATTTGCGGTGTTGTACCTCCTAGCGAAGGCACTATTTCAATTTGCAATTATTCGCTTAGAGATCAGCCAATTAAAAGCAAAGAACAGATTGGGTTTTTACCTGATCAACTCCCCCTCTACAAAGAACTAACCGTTCAAGAGTATTTAACCTACTGTGCGACACTTCGCCGAGTTAAAAAGAATAAAATCAAAGAAGCAGTTAACTATGTCATGGATAGATGTGGAATTACCGCTAGAGCTGACCAGCTTGTCGGCCAATTATCGAGAGGTTACCAACAAAGAACCGCAATCGCTCAGGCAATTGTTCATAGCCCAACACTCGTGGTACTTGACGAACCAACCTCAGGACTTGACCCAGTGCAAATACAACATATCAGAGACTTGATACTAGAATTGCGCAAAGAACACACGGTAATAATCTCCACCCATTTGCTTTACGAAGCTGAATTGTTATGCGATCGCATACTAATAATTCACAACGGAGAAATTCTCCTTGATAAAGAAAAATCGCAATTAGCCATTTCCACCCCAACGGTACTAGTTACCTTCGGACACCCCCCTACCCTTGCTGAATTACAAAATCTTCCATCGATCACTTCAGCACAAGCCATAACCGACACACAATTCAAAATAACCTTTAGTCCATTACCTGCAGACAGTGACAATTACAACGAGTTGCTTTCCCATTCTGTTACCCATGCATGGAATATTCTTGAAATCACAAGACAGCATACCAATGTGGAGGCAGTGTTTTTACAACTGACATCATCATGA
- a CDS encoding fatty acid desaturase, which yields MILIDFLSNGITGLDWPTGLLLTALSCHITLLGVTVYLHRCECHLALTLHPAVKYFFRFWLWLTTAMSTRAWVAIHRKHHARVETQDDPHSPFVYGIRVVLLQGAELYRKEAKNQETLNEYGHNTPDDWLERNIFYGKRNRYGIFILLGLYILIFGAKGVTFWALQMMCIPFLAAGVINGLGHYFGYRNFNTPDGSTNIVPLAWIICGEELHNNHHAYPSSAKFSLNWWEFDLGWLYIQALQFIGLAKIKKTVPRVMFDYSKLTLDTQALKAVFNARMHVVANYIQTVIKPLLSHAESQATHEDKIKLRALKKQLMARDIFSKKIELDSLLVRYPRLSLVWQFKQQLDAIWNSKFENQERLLVAMGDWCTSAEKSNVPELKGFVRMLCAYQVEAHWK from the coding sequence ATGATACTTATAGATTTCTTATCCAATGGAATAACTGGCCTAGATTGGCCGACCGGGTTATTATTGACTGCGCTCTCATGTCATATTACATTATTAGGTGTTACGGTCTATCTGCATCGTTGTGAGTGCCACTTAGCCTTGACGCTCCATCCAGCCGTCAAGTATTTTTTTAGATTTTGGCTTTGGCTTACTACTGCAATGTCAACTCGAGCGTGGGTTGCCATACATAGAAAACACCACGCTAGAGTAGAAACCCAAGATGATCCGCATAGTCCGTTTGTGTATGGAATTCGTGTGGTTTTGCTTCAAGGTGCGGAGCTCTATCGAAAAGAGGCAAAGAATCAAGAAACCCTAAATGAATATGGTCATAACACCCCAGATGATTGGTTAGAAAGAAATATTTTTTATGGCAAAAGAAATAGGTATGGGATTTTTATATTGCTAGGGTTATATATTCTGATTTTTGGTGCAAAAGGAGTAACCTTTTGGGCATTACAAATGATGTGTATACCATTCTTGGCTGCTGGAGTCATTAACGGCCTTGGGCACTATTTCGGGTATAGAAATTTCAACACTCCAGACGGTTCTACTAATATTGTTCCGCTCGCATGGATAATTTGTGGTGAGGAACTACATAATAACCACCATGCCTATCCTAGCTCTGCAAAATTTTCTTTAAATTGGTGGGAGTTTGATCTTGGTTGGTTGTATATACAAGCATTACAATTTATTGGTCTAGCCAAAATTAAAAAAACAGTTCCTCGTGTTATGTTTGATTACAGCAAGCTTACACTTGATACCCAAGCATTAAAAGCCGTGTTTAATGCGAGAATGCATGTGGTGGCAAATTACATTCAGACGGTGATAAAACCTCTCCTCTCTCATGCAGAGTCTCAAGCTACTCATGAAGATAAAATAAAATTACGCGCACTCAAGAAACAACTAATGGCGCGTGATATTTTTTCAAAAAAAATAGAACTTGATTCACTGTTAGTTCGCTACCCACGCTTATCGTTGGTATGGCAATTTAAGCAACAGTTGGATGCCATTTGGAATTCTAAATTTGAGAATCAAGAACGGTTGTTGGTCGCCATGGGTGATTGGTGTACTTCGGCTGAAAAATCTAATGTACCCGAGCTGAAAGGATTTGTCCGTATGCTCTGCGCCTATCAAGTTGAAGCACACTGGAAATAA
- a CDS encoding dihydroneopterin aldolase, with amino-acid sequence MDSIELFVQLGVSPQERSKPQRVRFSVVYIPQCYLDSGEDLISKTVDYEGIVQILQKLASTHTFHLVEYLAERCAYELFSNFELTWIKVTATKFNPMPSVESTTGYCELGEN; translated from the coding sequence GTGGACTCTATTGAGCTATTTGTTCAATTAGGTGTGTCTCCACAAGAACGCTCAAAACCCCAACGAGTGCGATTTAGCGTAGTGTATATTCCGCAGTGTTATTTGGATAGTGGGGAAGATTTAATTTCAAAAACAGTAGATTATGAAGGCATTGTGCAGATTTTACAAAAGCTTGCAAGCACTCATACCTTTCACCTTGTTGAATATCTTGCCGAGCGTTGCGCGTATGAGTTATTTTCTAACTTTGAGCTAACCTGGATTAAAGTGACCGCAACAAAATTCAACCCGATGCCATCGGTTGAGTCAACTACTGGGTATTGTGAATTGGGTGAAAATTAA
- the rpmG gene encoding 50S ribosomal protein L33, whose amino-acid sequence MAKSVREKIKMVSSAGTGHFYTTIKNKRNSTEKLELKKFDPVVRKHVPYKEGKIK is encoded by the coding sequence ATGGCAAAATCAGTTCGTGAAAAAATCAAGATGGTCTCAAGTGCCGGAACTGGTCATTTTTACACAACAATAAAGAACAAAAGAAATTCAACAGAAAAACTTGAATTAAAAAAATTTGATCCTGTCGTGCGCAAGCATGTGCCTTATAAAGAAGGCAAAATTAAGTAA
- the rpmB gene encoding 50S ribosomal protein L28, with the protein MSRVCQVTGRGVQVGNTVSHANNKCRRRFLPNLHHHKFWYEEENRFVRLRLSASGIRTVDKLGIAKIIVRLRKKGIVV; encoded by the coding sequence ATGAGTAGAGTTTGTCAAGTTACAGGTAGAGGCGTTCAAGTGGGTAATACCGTTTCACACGCTAATAATAAATGTCGCAGGAGGTTTCTTCCCAATCTTCACCATCACAAGTTTTGGTACGAGGAAGAAAATCGCTTTGTTAGACTTCGCTTAAGTGCTAGTGGCATCAGGACTGTGGATAAACTCGGTATTGCAAAAATTATCGTACGGTTACGCAAAAAAGGAATTGTCGTATAA
- a CDS encoding pteridine reductase — MKFEKVMLITGGAKRIGKALVEHFHQHGYRVCFSYATSHTQATELSRSLNDKQPNSVIAINTQLQSPGQPIALVDTCLKHFKRLDLVINCASSFFPTPIGTITRADWDELMDTNCYAPLCICQHATEALLQTKGSIINIIDIHAFRPMPRHVVYSITKASLLALTQSLAIELSPNIRVNAIAPGTILWAEHNQDPATKPEAVLPKIPLNRLGTVEEVAQSAYYLAEHATYTTGQVIALDGGRHLQL; from the coding sequence ATGAAATTTGAAAAAGTAATGCTAATAACTGGGGGTGCGAAAAGAATTGGTAAAGCCCTCGTAGAGCATTTTCATCAGCATGGTTACAGGGTGTGCTTTAGTTACGCTACATCCCACACTCAAGCAACTGAGCTTAGCCGATCACTTAATGACAAGCAACCAAACTCAGTTATAGCAATCAATACCCAGCTTCAATCTCCAGGCCAACCAATCGCTTTAGTGGATACTTGTCTAAAACATTTTAAGCGGTTGGATTTAGTAATTAACTGTGCTTCAAGTTTTTTTCCCACTCCAATCGGTACCATTACAAGAGCTGACTGGGACGAACTCATGGATACTAATTGTTATGCACCACTTTGCATTTGCCAACATGCTACTGAAGCGCTCCTTCAAACTAAAGGTTCAATAATAAATATAATTGATATTCATGCATTTAGACCCATGCCTCGTCATGTAGTCTATTCCATTACAAAAGCTAGCCTGCTTGCACTCACACAATCACTCGCCATTGAACTCAGCCCAAATATCCGAGTTAATGCTATAGCACCTGGCACGATACTATGGGCAGAGCATAATCAAGACCCCGCTACAAAGCCAGAAGCAGTTTTGCCAAAAATACCATTAAACCGTCTTGGCACTGTGGAAGAAGTTGCGCAATCTGCGTATTATTTAGCAGAACATGCCACTTATACCACTGGGCAGGTTATCGCCTTAGATGGTGGTAGACATCTTCAACTATAG
- a CDS encoding SAM-dependent methyltransferase: MKLQSFDQFMEQSLYCPNAGYYDREIPVMGHTGDFLTSPHLSPLVAQSLAYQFAHLYREDSSVSIVEFGGGTGKLAFDLLTTLQTLGIVTIRYFLVEKTNASILWQEKTLAPFLPQITWCKYHELDSIELPPNAMVVFHEVLDAFPAKRALRTDDGVLEQYMQESSPGIWTAIFAEASRELAEASQIKNGELLNAIPEGNEFELRINLAHTLNVLLRKITHAHLVIIDYGEPATFYYRQDRLYGTLKFFPPHYNLAKLPFGKCDISVDVNFSEVAEALQSIGYTIEMFLPQGMWLLEHCFSSKAPSVSHTNLFEQVKYRTSSVYLVSPSGMGDQFKVLIANKNISTPWLDRFARYDCSERL; this comes from the coding sequence ATGAAACTGCAAAGCTTCGATCAATTTATGGAGCAATCTCTCTATTGCCCCAATGCTGGATACTATGATCGCGAAATACCAGTTATGGGTCACACAGGTGATTTTTTAACTTCACCACATCTATCACCACTTGTTGCGCAATCATTGGCGTATCAGTTCGCTCATTTGTATAGAGAAGATTCTTCGGTTAGTATTGTAGAGTTTGGGGGAGGTACTGGAAAACTTGCGTTTGATTTACTTACCACGCTACAAACATTGGGTATTGTTACTATTCGATACTTCTTAGTTGAAAAAACTAACGCAAGTATTTTATGGCAAGAAAAAACCCTTGCCCCATTTTTACCTCAAATTACTTGGTGTAAATACCATGAACTTGATTCTATTGAACTGCCACCCAATGCTATGGTTGTATTCCATGAGGTGCTCGATGCATTTCCTGCAAAACGAGCCTTGAGAACGGATGATGGAGTGCTCGAGCAGTATATGCAAGAATCCAGTCCTGGAATATGGACAGCGATTTTTGCAGAAGCCTCTCGCGAACTTGCCGAAGCGAGCCAGATCAAGAATGGTGAGTTGCTTAATGCAATTCCTGAGGGTAATGAATTTGAACTTCGAATAAATTTAGCGCATACTCTTAATGTACTATTGCGGAAAATCACTCATGCCCATCTTGTCATTATTGATTATGGCGAACCAGCCACTTTCTATTATCGTCAAGATCGGTTGTATGGCACCTTAAAGTTTTTTCCCCCTCACTATAATTTAGCCAAACTTCCTTTTGGCAAATGTGATATTAGTGTTGACGTTAATTTTAGTGAGGTTGCAGAAGCGTTGCAGTCTATCGGATATACTATTGAAATGTTTCTTCCCCAAGGTATGTGGCTATTAGAACATTGTTTTTCTTCAAAAGCCCCAAGCGTATCTCATACCAATTTGTTTGAGCAAGTTAAATATCGTACTTCAAGTGTATATCTAGTTTCTCCCAGTGGGATGGGCGACCAATTTAAGGTATTAATTGCAAATAAAAATATTTCCACCCCTTGGTTAGATCGATTTGCTCGTTATGATTGCTCTGAGCGTCTATGA
- a CDS encoding undecaprenyl-diphosphate phosphatase, giving the protein MTDTFFSYTVLAMVQGLCEFLPISSSAHLVLMSMWLEMHEHSLTVDVALHFGSLIAIILYYRNELIQLRGNPHLLRMLGLAFLPTLITAPFIAESMELFGRNTISIAVMLIVFAVVLYLATRRHGVSGLESITVPMALSIGAAQLLAFFPGVSRSGVTISASLFWGIKKESAIYFSFLLAIPTIAGVTAYQFFQVIRKGEQLDIPLIGYTVVVSALVSYFALHALVTIVRRIGFLPFVIYRILLGAILLTYATI; this is encoded by the coding sequence ATGACTGATACTTTTTTTAGCTATACGGTGCTGGCCATGGTGCAAGGCCTCTGTGAATTTTTACCTATCTCTAGCTCAGCGCATCTTGTATTAATGTCAATGTGGTTAGAAATGCATGAGCATAGCTTAACGGTGGATGTTGCTCTGCACTTTGGTTCTCTCATTGCAATTATTCTATATTATAGAAATGAACTTATCCAATTACGCGGTAACCCACACCTGCTCCGTATGCTTGGGTTGGCATTTTTACCAACCCTTATCACGGCACCTTTTATAGCTGAAAGTATGGAACTGTTTGGTAGAAACACAATTTCAATTGCAGTGATGCTTATCGTGTTTGCAGTGGTATTGTATTTAGCTACAAGGCGCCATGGTGTTTCGGGGCTTGAATCTATCACAGTACCTATGGCCTTGTCTATTGGTGCTGCGCAACTGCTTGCTTTTTTCCCAGGTGTATCTCGCTCTGGAGTTACTATTTCTGCCAGTTTGTTTTGGGGAATTAAAAAAGAATCTGCAATTTATTTTTCATTTCTCTTAGCCATTCCAACCATTGCTGGAGTAACCGCATATCAGTTTTTTCAAGTCATCAGAAAGGGAGAACAACTTGATATACCTTTGATTGGTTATACTGTTGTGGTAAGTGCGCTAGTTTCATACTTTGCACTACATGCACTCGTAACAATTGTGCGTCGTATTGGCTTTTTACCTTTTGTAATCTATAGGATTTTGTTAGGAGCGATTCTCCTAACCTACGCGACTATTTAA
- a CDS encoding NAD-dependent epimerase/dehydratase family protein translates to MGKKILILGGNGFLGRSLAIKISKLHYDYTIFATSRKSVWNSDLKILPNVTLLTFPSYNANTLKQLLQEVDIVINCIGILNQTKKALFRDVHSGIVRMLVEQINTLQLPRIIHISAHHADANAAASRYLRSKGESEMYLHTYCNEYTNCTTFKPSLLYGFGDSSISTFASIVRLSPYFYPVISPHSIIAPIYINDFTSLIIDSFEDYSTYGKIIDVLGPEDLSLLQIHQLIERQYLLFLGKRRSAITIPRWISYLIGFLSELTHNTTLSVDMLRSLEHSPDRSVKNLKTTSTKLEHMLPTLLGLITQMGEYSQFRKLG, encoded by the coding sequence ATGGGTAAAAAAATTTTAATTCTAGGCGGTAATGGTTTTTTGGGGAGATCGCTTGCTATTAAAATTTCTAAATTACATTATGATTATACAATATTTGCAACTTCAAGAAAGTCTGTTTGGAATTCCGATTTAAAAATACTTCCAAATGTAACTCTACTTACCTTTCCTAGCTATAATGCTAACACACTGAAGCAACTTTTGCAAGAGGTAGATATAGTTATTAACTGTATCGGAATACTCAATCAAACAAAAAAAGCATTGTTTAGAGATGTACATTCTGGAATAGTTAGAATGCTTGTTGAGCAAATTAACACCTTACAACTACCGAGAATCATTCATATCAGCGCACACCACGCCGATGCTAATGCAGCGGCAAGCAGATATTTACGAAGTAAAGGAGAGTCAGAAATGTATCTCCACACCTACTGCAATGAATATACCAATTGCACTACATTTAAACCATCATTATTGTATGGATTTGGCGATTCAAGTATATCTACTTTCGCATCTATAGTTCGCCTGTCTCCCTATTTTTACCCAGTAATTTCACCTCATTCAATTATCGCTCCCATTTATATCAATGACTTTACCAGTTTGATTATTGATTCATTTGAAGATTATTCTACCTATGGAAAAATTATAGATGTACTTGGACCTGAGGATCTTTCCTTGCTACAGATACACCAATTAATAGAGAGGCAGTATTTACTTTTTCTTGGAAAAAGAAGAAGTGCCATAACGATTCCTAGGTGGATAAGTTACCTGATAGGATTTCTTTCAGAACTAACCCATAATACAACGCTTAGCGTAGACATGCTGAGAAGTTTAGAACATTCGCCAGATCGATCGGTCAAAAACCTAAAAACCACTTCAACAAAATTAGAGCATATGCTTCCCACGCTACTCGGTTTAATAACTCAAATGGGTGAGTATAGTCAATTTAGAAAATTGGGGTGA